A stretch of DNA from Pseudoliparis swirei isolate HS2019 ecotype Mariana Trench chromosome 5, NWPU_hadal_v1, whole genome shotgun sequence:
TTCTGTTGGCATTCTTTTCTTTAGATCCCTTGTGTAAACCAATTAGGGATGAGCAACGTGAAAGTAAACACGAAGTTTCAGTTTTTCTTGTGTTAACCTTTTATCCCAGACTTTTGTAAATAAACCAGGTCATGATAGCTGACAGTAAACCGAAGTTGCCTCAGAGCTGAATAGCGTGCGTGTTAAGAAAATAGTCAACATCAAAACTTAAATGTACTTGATTTGTATGGTATATATTTTGATCTTGTGCTTTATAGAGTTTTGTATAATgggggagagaggagcgtcTCAACCGATCTGCTATGGCATCAAGGTTTGAACAGTATTGCGACAGCCTCCATTTATCCAGAACATGATACAGAATACTGCAGTTTTAAACCGACTACAGCACTTTAGATGTGTGTTGTATGTGGCTGGTTTAAAGGAAAACAACTGAttgttggtttgttttaaaTGGAACACAGGAATCCAGCATTTATTGCTCAGCATACATTAAAGATGCAAGGCTACATGTCTGTTTTATTATGTAATTACCCtaaaatatagtatatatttatttatggtgCTTTATCACTGGAACCATATTCTACAAATAGTATCAAAGCCTTTATGTGCCGATATTGAAAGCGGTATcttcacctgtctcccctctgCGTGTATTGAGAGGATGAGCCCCGCACTCATACATGGCCTGATCTATATCTGAAAATCTACAGTAAAAAGTATGAATAGGGGAAAAAAAGTTGAATGTCAATGTTATAAACTAAGCCAAACTATTGGCCCATCTCTAAAGTTTTGTGAAAGGGAAAATCTGccctgtatgtatttatttttattcttatgGATGTCCAATACATCCTGATGGCAAATGTAGTCCACTGAAGAAATAAATTCCCCCGTCCTCTATATTGACTGAGTGCTGAGATCTCCTGCCACGGAGCCACGCTGGCTGTGCCTACATGTACAAGGATGCATTGTGCACGAGCAGCATGTTCGACACAAGTTGTCTTTTAGTCTGataaacaaactaaataaactCTCAAAGGAAATATtctttcatctaaactaaaaaaTACGACCGCGCACCTTCTGAATTCAAGTTGTTCCCTTTCCCTGATCTAGGAATAGCTTAATTGCGTCGTTAAGTGATTGAAAAACAATATTCCAAACAAACGAGATAAAACTCACCAAACCCGTCTTGGTTCGATTCCTCTGTTCCAACAATCAGCAGCTCTAGTTTGGTTGAATAAATCCTAAATTCACTGAATATCTACGTCTCTATGTGCGTTCTTTCCCCCCACGTTTATTCTCTCTACCGTGCCCAGCTGCCCGCTGAGCAGCTGCTCCGTTGGCGGCTCTTTTTTTTGATCAAATCACAAAAACCGCACCGCTGGTCCTGGTTGCCTTTCTCCAGTTTATCTTTAGATTTCTGGAGCCGGTCTCCAGCTGACTTCTGGAGGGGAAACCTGGAGTGAATCCTTCATGCATAGTAACGCGCACACGGCTCGCTCTCCGGGTTCTCGTCGGCATCCAGCAAAAACTTCCCACGCTGACATCAAGTACAGCAGGAGGACTCCTTTCTGTCAGCATCTGGGGTCAATCTGAGCAAAGTCTCTCGGCAGATCAGGTCCTCCTCAACCATGTCCTCCCCTGCTGCAGCGGCCTCTCAAGCTAAATATCCGAGTCAGTGAAAACGGCGTAAAAAGTACTCTTTTAAACGATCCCGTCCGTTTTCAGTGTGTGAAACAAGCAGTTTGATCAGATTCAGAGTACGCTCTATTGGAGATTgattgcctttttttaaaatgcgtGCTCACAACCTGTGAATCTGTGTTCTCAGCGGTACTCTGTGGCGGTGTATCTCGTGAGGGTGTTCACTGCAGCAGACCTCTTCAGCCAACTCAAACTCTGCTCGGTGGAGAGTGCAGAACGCTGTCGCGAACGCAGTAAGTGCTTCCTTTGTACTCTGCCTACACGAATGGAAAGCTACACTTCAAAAGGAGTCTGTCTCAAACTGTTTGTTGGCACCGTTTTAGTAGGACTCTCTAATTTAACATATGATGATATGTTGTCCGGTAAACTATTATGACACCAACCGTGATGTTTTGTCTCCCATTCATCAATAGTCCAAGACAAACTACGTTTTGATCCAGAGAGTGAAATTGCGACAACGGGCCTCCGGGTGTCTCTCATCTGTCCCGTGAGTATACCGTCATTTTAGGATGTGGATGTGTCGGTCTTCATTGTCCTGCACCTTCTTTAGATTTCAGATGTTCTGCAGTATCAAAGGccaatttcacaaatgtttGTCCTTCTAGGAAGCTTGATGACTAacatacttctctctctctctctcgatctctcACACTTCTCAGCTGGTGAAGATGCGGCTCGGTGTGCCATGTCGAGTTTTAACTTgcgcccatctccagtgtttcGACGCAGTCTTCTTCCTGCAGATGAATGAGAAGAAGCCCACATGGACTTGCCCCGTCTGTGACAAGCCCGCCCCCTTTGAGCTGCTAACTATTGATGGGTAAGCAGACGGCAGCATGCGCCGACTTGTCCCGTCTTCCACTCGATAACATGCAGAACATTTCCACTTGTGTGTAACTCTAGCTCTGTGTGTTGAAGCCCGATTGGGGGAAACTATTCCATCTTCTCAGACGTTGGCGCAATTCAAGGACTCTTGATCAAAGTTGCAACAGCCTAATATGTTCTCATTTTAACGGTTGTGAATGTTTTTGCGTGACGTGAGAATAAGTACTTTACGAGTTCCGAGTCCGTGCCAGAATTCCTGAAATGTGACGATACTTATTTTTCTACAAGATTGGAGCTCGAATCGAACTACCGTCGTCACGGGGACGATAGATCACGTCTCTAATAATGCTCCGTTGTGAACAACAAATCCTTTTGATGTCGGCTTCACGGCTAAATAAACGGAGGTTTCATTGAGTTACATTGTCAAATTTAGGACTTGCTGAGAAACATGAGGCGGCTCATTCAGGATTAATAATGAATTGGCAAAAAAACACGATGCAGATGGTAATAAAGGATCGTACGTTGAAGTACATGAAAATTATTGTATTGCTTGGTTTCGAGAATAGTGTACTTCCACTGGTGTTAGTATTGACGACTACATTTTTGTTGATACCAGTCAGTTAAAAGTTTGTACtgtcaaaaaatgtaaattgctCTATTAAGCTCCAAGTACAACACGTTCATCTATAATCGGCCTGCAGTGTTTCTACTAATGAGGACGACACTTGAACACAACAGAATAGCAGAAAAAACTCCAATGAACCCGAAGTTTAATCAATATACAAGAATCATGATAAAACCATTTCAACCATTTGGGCGTGGAGCAACTTTCACAGGCACTCCCTTACTTTCACCAACACTGAACACATTGTGTTGGTTTGGCCATGAATACATTTGCATTCCTTAAATTAAGCTTGTGTGAAAGTCCCTTCCTTAACTCATCCGTCTGGGTTTGACTTTCCGCAGCCTCGTCCGGTGTAGACGTTTACAGAATGAATACACTTCAGTTTTCTATGATAAAACTGGTTCAAGCTTATTTTGATGATTTTAATTCTCAAACttgattttatattttgatatttaaTAACCTGATCTGCACATGCAGATCTCTGATTTGCTCCCACATTTGAGTATTTTGCTTCGTTCTGTTTGGTGAGGCGATTCTAAGCCGCATCGTGTATTTCACTTACTTTTTGGTACTTTTGTCGTTCGActtttttgaagaaatgttactttctggattcttgttgttctgagtttgtactcttggttgaatgcacttattgttagtcgctttgaataaaagtgtcttctaaatgacatgtaatgtaatgtaatttcagGCTGCTATCCGAGATTCTTAAGGAGACGAGTGAGGACATTGAGGAGATCGAGTACTTAACCGACGGATCCTGGCGACCCATCAGAGATGACAAGGAGCGGGACAGAGAAAGAGAACGCAGCAACACACCAGAGTATCCTGCCGTTGATATATGTAAGATCATGTCCATTCAACCTCTTGTCCTCAATGTGTGGATTTAAATTGTCCTCCTGCGTTCTTTTGCTGATGTAAATCTTCACGCAATCTGAAATGAACTTGGCCTCGTTGTGTGCAGGCATTCCTGAGGCAAACGGTCACTCACCGGCCCACAGCAGCACCAGCCTGACGGGCAAATCCGGAAGCGGTTCTGTGGGGATGGCGGGAGGACCGGCGGCACCGGGAGGAGGCGCGGTGGTAGATCTGACTCTTGACTCCTCCTCtgaggaggaagggggcggggaAGGAGGCGACAGCGAGGACACTGAGGACAGCGCCGACAGTCCGGCCCCGAAGCGGGGCCGATACAACTACGACAAGGACCTGGTCACTGCCTACTGACCCCACGGCTCTGGCCCCTCgtagactgacacacacagagaccgagAGGCAGGGGGCTGAAAGGACAGGAACACGGGAATCAATGCAACGACCCTCCCGAATGCCCAAACGTCGGAGCCTTTTAGCAGCTCTCTGGTTTGTATCCAGTCAACATAAACACTCAACAAGCACTGTTAAATCTTCAATCTAGAGGGATTAGGATTCCTCTCTGTACTCAACACCACTGGAAGCAACTCTAACTCCTATTGGCCAACAGTCTCCTTGCAGTGAATATCCGTACCGTCCGGCCTCTACTTAAAGAGACTGAATGGACCGTGCACCACCCACCCCTtccttcctcatctctctctctccagactattccctctctcccacctcaTCTCTCTTTGTATTTGACTTGGAATTACAGGCTCTTTTAGCCAATGGGCGTTTCGATGTGTGCGTCTTTTGATGTTTGTCACATTTGTGATGAACCGGCAAGTTGAAAAATGGAGGCTCCTCTGCGGTTTTTGGTAAAAGGTCAAAAACGACGACAAGGAAAAGGAGCATGGTAAATTTGTGGGAGGACAAGGCAGAGATATCTGGAGTGTGATGCAATTTAAAACCTCTCCCattgtgttttttccccttttttttcagaGAATGAATTCAAAgcttgaaagggttttttcaggaatttctccttttttttaaattatgaaagGGCGGATCACAATACTGGCCTCATTGTGTGAAGCtttccatttttattttgtcattagCTAAAGAGAACCTACCTCAGTCATAAAATCTTAGCAGACTGACCAGAGAGTAGCTTAGAAAGAATTTTACACTGGATATTTTGTTTTCCTACATTTATCTTTtgattaattttttattttttattccatcgTCCCATACAGCCCTGTTCCCTCTGCAGCGACCGGATCTTTGTTAAAGGGTGAGAGTTTGTGGATAATCAAGCTGGGTGCCAGTGACAGAAAAGGTTGTGTGCGGAGTCTGTAAATCATAATTTCAGTTAAAGGATTTGCGAGGAGTGATGTATCGGCATTGCATATTGACGAAATTAAGTTACTGTGCGGCGTCTGTGCCAAAGCAGATCTGTTTTGAGAATTTACAGACGGGAACATGAGATTttggtgccttttttttttttggttgagtTGTGAAGATTGGAGCCCGTAGTTCTAGGGCAGAAGGGGACGTTTATTTAATGGTTTTCTTTGATGTTTTTCAAGTTGGAGAAATGGACAGGGGCAGAATACAATCTGTGGTAAAACGACCGTTATGGAGCAGGAATCAGAAGTGCCGTCGTCCTTTTGTTACCCCCCCACATTTTGATGTCCTCCTCTGGAagtatcatatttatttaatagcTTCACATTCTCTTCACCGTCGTGTGTCATCAATTGACTTTTGCATTTGGCTGTGCCGTGCAGACGGGAGCTGTCGCTTCCAGAGAGAGGGACACCCTCTGCTGCTGTGGTTGGAGTGTTTTAGTGAAAGTCGGTCCGGGCCCACGGCTGTGCAGGTTGATGAACgctccccccttttctttttttctctgcgTCAAAGCGCCGGTCGGAGTTCTTTGTGACGATGGGTTCAACAAGCCAGACACAAAGAAACCTAATCAAGTGTCAATAAGTGCGGCCCGACCACGCTTAAAGTAATTGATTGGATTACAAACGGTCTTGTCTGGAACAAGTGGCGCTGCTTCAACCAATAATCCCCTCGGCCGCCTTCCCATGTAGATAAGGTCACATCTATTTGCTGGAAAAGAATGCCTTTAATTGCTCCATGCTGTAGGCTTCCGACTAATATTCCTCTGCACTAGTATCGTCGGCATGTGATGGCTGCTCCACAAAGAAGGATACCCGGGCTGCATGTGGAGGCTTCAGGTTTTTGTCTGCAGGAAGGCCATCAGTGTTTGCTTGAAGATGAGAAAAGATGTTGCTGTGGTGCAAAGAGCCATTTGCACTTTCATCGATAACGTCATCCCAACTTTCAggcttatttattttcaaagccCTCATTGTCGTGCGTATTAATCCAGGACCCCGTTGTGATCAGTTCCCCTCAACCGCCTCCTGGGGTCAAGAGCAGAAGTGACTCTGATGAACTCCTCAttgtacgcccccccccccccttatctcCATCATCCCCTTTTCTTGCGGTTTGATCAGCACAGAATCTGGTTTTCTTTCGCCTCGCTCAAAAGCGCAGAGAAGTGACATTTACACATCGATCCGGGCCTCGCCGCTGCAGGTGCGTCCTCCGACGAGGAGGATGATTGGAAAAGTAGGGAGAGTCAAATCTGGTCTTccatttttcctcctccttttgaCACTTTGACATGGTTTACAGAATCAATATCCCGTTGactgttttttctctcttttttttgttgttgatagtCCCCACAAAATTGATTGACGGCACGTTGCCCGTAATACATCAGTCTGTCCCCGAAAAGGAAAAATTCTATAGAAGGCGCTTTGAAGCTATATAATGTAAAGAACTCTAATACCTTTCTTTAACTAggtaatttgtatttgtaagtaACTGCTATACATATAAAAATTCCATTGTTCACTTGTCTCTGTATAAAAGGTCATTATTTGAGTGGATCCCCCTAACGTTTCTTTGCCTTATGGTTAAAGAGGAGAGGTGAAGCAGGTTGCTTCTGTGGAACTGAGCCAGATATGTTCGTGGGTTGTTTGGGAGCCAGAGAGCTGAGGGTCTGTTCCTTTTGTAGTGGCATCTCTTCTTATAATAATGCATAAGGTAGCATGGTCAGAGGCTTACAATCCATGatgtaaatgttttgtttgttgtgtttttttatatgttcatattaaaagacaataaaattaaaataatattttattatgcctTGAATCGCCTCCAGTTGTTCCGACAGGCAAACAGACAATAAGAATGCTGTTGGGAGGGGCAGCAGCACCTGAAGCTGATGCCACAGGGCACTGGGAGGACTGGTTTTAAGGTGGCGATTATGTCCTGTACCAAATGCTCAGACCTGGGGACACATTTGATGCCTGTTGAGGATAAAACTGTAAAATGATCGTATTCTAACAGCTGTTATTGACGTGTGGAATTAATTAAAATCAGTtcttaaaaaaaccaaacatgtctgccaatgttttattttgaaaatagtcTTGTCTTCAGCCAGAGAGACACTGTTACACAGAGATGAATTCATTATTTTCAGCTTTGACGTCTTCGGGTGCTCCAAAAATTGTTTGGATCAACCTCCAGGTGAAGCAAGCAAGGCTGATTTATAAATGTTGTCTTTTGTGAAATGGAGTCCTAAAAGTCTTCTCAGGGTCTTAATACAATTTTAGTAGTTTGATTTGgttgtccttctgtacacattacatcttttgcacctgtccatcctggagagggatcctcctctgttgctctcctgaaggtttcttccctttttctccccctgaagggttatttgggagtttttcctgatccgatgtgaggttttggggcagggatgtctgtacagattgtaaagcactccgagacaaatttgtaatttgtgaaattgggctatacaaataaactgaatttaattgaataattaATTGTATGTCAAGTGGAGTGAAATAAAATTGCAAAGTTGCCTGTGCTGTCCCCTCTCGGTCTGCATCACACGTATGACTGCACACAGCTGTGGGCAGTTAGTCCACACTATTAAATCAAATAActtgtaaaataaattaatcaTTTTCCAGTTATACTGAAACTAATGTTCATTGATTGTATCTCTCCTCTAAACTTCAAACGCAGTGAGCCAGCATGCTCAGAACCAGGAGCTTGATCCTGCAGCAGCTTAACTGGCCCTCAATGCTTCATTTTCTTGTTTAATAAAACTTATTTTTACGGCATTGTATCGCTTGAAATGACTGTTTATTTAATACTACTGTGGTCTCTTTATGGGGGGAAAACCCACAATTTAACTGTCTTCTGTATACTGAATGCTAGAAGGATTTGCTAATGATTAGCAATTTCAAACACTTACAATTTGGAAGCTACGGCTCTAGAATATAAAGTTTTGCATGCTTTTATGCTGTAATGGCTGGGATTTTGGTCTTATTAGGTAGTTTATTGAGGGTTTAGTGATGGTTTATTATAGGAGTTGAGttgaactttttaaaaaaagaagaaaaaaagttgccAACATTAACACACAATGATTTACAAAGTAAATAATTTGTTGAACAAGGCAGGTTTAAATAAGTAATTAAACACAGCTGCAAATATTTTACTTTGAAGATGTAaacataaatattcaatacTAATTCACTTATAATTTATTGTAAATCTGCAGTTCTCTCTTCTCGCCGCTGGGTGGCAGTGATGCACTTCGCAGCTTGTTTACCAACTGCCATTAAACAAGTAAGAAAGCAGCGGCGTGGACAACAAATGGTTAAACTGGACTTTTATCTCGTTTAAAAACAGAATCCCGCAGACCTTATCGCAGACTCATCTCCCACGCGCTTCCTCCATTCCTCCCATCAACTTGTCGGACGGCCTCGGTCTCGCGCTACCTCTATTTGAAGGGCTCTCCCTGTGGGTGTCACACAGGTCTGATGCTgccgctgcagctgctgcttcctgtATCGAGACACTACCGCGGAACCGAAGCCCTTTTTTCCGCTCCAGAGCCCCCCGAACACAAATACGCCAGGAATCTGTTGCTCGGACGCAGCCCGTCCTGCGGAAGGGAAGCAAACCCGAGTCGGTCTCCCGGTGTTCGCTGCCGGTAAAACCCGCTGCAGCCCCGTTTTCTTGCGTAAAGCTGAGAAACGAAAGAGGCTCGCACGAGACGCAGGGCAcggttttttttcctcctctccctggtGCTAGCTAGTAGCGGCTAGTAGCAGCTAATGGCTAGTCGCAGCAGGTAGACAAACCTAGAAAGAAGCAGgacaaataatataaatgtgttcACTCGGAACACTGTAGATGCACCGGAAACCCACCTGCACGCTTTAGATAACATCGGTAGGATACGATTCACCCCAACAAGTAGCTGGCTTACTTAGTATACTAAtttggctaacgttagctagctaagTTACTAGCCACCAAGAGCTGATCCTGTTGCTTTTCCTCTCCCCCCCACAGAGTTTTGAACAAGGTAAACGAGTAGAATAGCAGCTCGTTAGCTCTCTGACACGCCAGTGTTTTATTGGAGAAAAGTAATTTCGGGTTATTGTTGAAAAATGGCTCCGAAAAGAAGACCCGTTCCCCTGAACATAACGCCCATCGGGGAGGGACAGGCCACCTCCAACAGCATCGATTCTGCATCCGAGTGAGTAACGCTAGATTTGTTGTAGCTGTGTTAAAAAGCGAGATTTCTAATTGCTATGTGTGTGCAAGTCCTCGTTTACAACTCCATTATGTTCCTGTCTTATCACTTATCCCCCCCCACTGCCACCCTTCGGCTGTTACACCCCTGTTGATCTCGCGGTCTCCTCCCCACAGAGCCAACCTCGAGGCCTTACAGAAGAAACTGGGCGAGCTGGACCTGGACGAGCAACAGAGGAAACGACTGGAGGCCTTCTTGACCCAGAAAGCGCAGGTCGGGGAGCTGAAGGATGAGGATTTTGAACCCATATGCGAGCTGGGTGCTGGGAACGGGGGAGTGGTCAACAAGGTCCGCCACAAACCATCCGGTCTGGTCATGGCCCGGAAGGTGAATATTAACACGTGctaatgtgtttgttgttgcagGTGAAGTGACAGTTGAGTCCAACTGAACCAAAACAAGTTCAGAGgtggagttttttttatttatctggcTGGCAATTGACTTTCTTATAACTTACTTttgacagatacaggagaacatagCTGCCCACTGCTattagactttataataaatcacctctggccacaTCCTCTTTAAATGTacatcaataaaccttgcaATGTTGTCACTATATACTTTAGATACACttcatacatttacatttcctttatttaaattcttcaaTGTAGTAtgtcctattttattttattgtatatttgtaaacatcGCTTTTTTTTGCTGCCACTTCAAGAAATCTTAGTCTAATCTAATTATTTTTCATCACCTATACATAtccaaaatataaatatgtctcTTTAAATTATGTGGGCCCATATATTGGCCAATATTCAGTTATCACAGATTAATCACTTTTGGCATACATAAAGCAGAAATACAGTTTGTCCCTTTTTGTCTCATCAGTGCACAACCTGGTCCAAAAGTTTACCAAAACGTTTTTTTCTATTgcatctctttatttttcctctaATTTGAAAGAAATGGTGAACAGTTCAACATATCGGAAGTTATTAGGACTCCAGCAACGCAAGCAAGCGCATGCTTTTGTAGTATGGCGAGCCTTTAACTATGTTGATGCGCAAATTCCCTAAAAGTTCTGCAAATTCTGGGTGGGAAAGGGAAACTGCTGAGTCTAGATTTGCCTATTTTAGCAatgactttttaaaactttttaatttatatccTAAACAATTTGTGCTCAGTTTTTTTGCACACAGATGATTAGGAAAATGTTGTTGCGCTCACCACCGCCTCCTGAAAAGTGTTTGAATATATCGCATATTAGGGGTCTGTGAATGATGAAACTGCACTCGTTGCCTGTGTTGTTGTCAGAACAGGAGTTGACGTTCTCATCCTTTTCCTCCTCAGTTGATCCACCTCGAAATCAAGCCTGCCATCAGAAACCAGATTATCAGAGAGCTGCAGGTGCTGCATGAATGCAACTCTCCCTACATTGTTGGCTTTTATGGGGCCTTTTACAGTGATGGGGAGATCAGCATCTGTATGGAACATATGGTGAGAGACACAGACTGTTAGCAGGGCCTCCTACCAATGGATACCAGTATTTTGTCTTTAAATTACAAGATATTTGTTCAACAGATGCACTTAAACATTGTTATCATATTATAATTTTCAGGATGGTGGATCCTTGGACCAGGTCTTGAAGGAAGCCAGAAGAATTCCAGAAGAAATCCTGGGGAAAGTCAGCATTGCTGTATGTAGTTCACTTActcttttccattttttaaaaatatctagtttctgcctttttttatatGAGGCGTTTGTCACATAAAATCTTTGCCGTTTGAATGGACCGTTTGAATCCTAAAAGCTTGTTAttgtccatgtttttttttttaagcgctGCTCATTGTGGGCGTGTTTGTTGTGTGGTGTTGCTTCACAAGCTGACGATGGTCCTGTCACTGCTGTATTTTACTCAATTTAAACTGCAACTTCCAACTAAGTGTATTAACAGATTACCTaaataatatttagtttttttacttaTGTATTGATGTCTTCATAGGGAAAGCTTATTTCTCTATATGTGATGAGAGACTTGGCCCTTGTGCACTGTTGAATGTTTCGCTGTCTTGTTTACAGGTGTTGAGGGGATTAGCCTACCTGCGGGAGAAGCACCAGATCATGCACAGAGGTGAGCCTGTTCTTTAGTCGCACTAAATTACTTTTGCTCTCAAAATCCCTTCTGCAACATTTCCAAATCACTGCAGTACAAGCGATACAGAGTGTGCAGTTGGCAAAAACTATAACACGTGATTTCACAATTTCTGGGTTATG
This window harbors:
- the pias4a gene encoding E3 SUMO-protein ligase PIAS4-A, whose translation is MVKSFRVSDLQTLLASMGRSKSGLKQDLVGRALRLVQTEYSPELLKNVRQLYESRFPKTSGWLAARRPDGVPVAYSSLSSSPTATSQGADYLNGISKPAATTAAEVKLVPLPFYQTLETLLLPTELIAQNNEKLQDSQCIFELTPSQADQIRNASELRPGMRSIQVVLRICYTDSIGVQEDQYPPNIAVKVNQSYCHVPGYYPSNKPGVEPRRPCRPVNITPWLHLSSATNRVTVTWGNFGKRYSVAVYLVRVFTAADLFSQLKLCSVESAERCRERIQDKLRFDPESEIATTGLRVSLICPLVKMRLGVPCRVLTCAHLQCFDAVFFLQMNEKKPTWTCPVCDKPAPFELLTIDGLLSEILKETSEDIEEIEYLTDGSWRPIRDDKERDRERERSNTPEYPAVDICIPEANGHSPAHSSTSLTGKSGSGSVGMAGGPAAPGGGAVVDLTLDSSSEEEGGGEGGDSEDTEDSADSPAPKRGRYNYDKDLVTAY